In one Calditrichota bacterium genomic region, the following are encoded:
- a CDS encoding ArsA family ATPase — MTSVVDILQNKSVIFFAGKGGVGKTTCAAAYALLCAEKGDNTLLVSTDPAHSLSDIFAQKIGDKIRNILPQFQALEINPVKEAKKYIRKVQSDLGNVISPVLIEEIKRQIEAAYLSPGAEEAAIFDKFIELIEDEDSQYKKLIFDTAPTGHTLRLFSLPEILGAWIDRLIQRRKKTLHVQDMFAAINGNKHLKQNDSLLSLLQKRKKKFEYAREILTDSNKTGFVFVLNPERLPLLETKMSIKLLKKHGIGVSGAIVNRITPHSEHEFLRQRREVEEKYLIKIHQLFGKKILAEIPLIERDICGIDELRMLQAYFEIGEKEK, encoded by the coding sequence ATGACTTCTGTTGTTGACATATTGCAAAACAAGAGCGTTATCTTTTTTGCTGGCAAAGGCGGAGTGGGCAAAACAACTTGTGCCGCGGCTTACGCTCTTCTTTGTGCCGAGAAAGGAGATAATACGCTTCTGGTGTCCACTGATCCTGCTCATTCGTTGAGCGATATCTTTGCCCAAAAGATTGGCGATAAAATCAGAAATATTTTACCCCAATTCCAGGCGCTGGAAATAAACCCGGTCAAAGAAGCTAAAAAATATATCCGAAAAGTTCAATCTGATCTGGGTAACGTGATAAGCCCCGTGTTGATCGAGGAAATAAAACGACAGATCGAAGCTGCATACCTTTCCCCTGGTGCTGAGGAGGCTGCTATTTTTGACAAATTTATTGAATTGATTGAGGATGAAGACAGCCAATACAAAAAGCTTATTTTCGACACCGCGCCCACAGGACATACTTTACGGTTATTCTCGCTGCCTGAGATACTGGGTGCCTGGATAGATCGTTTAATACAGAGACGAAAAAAAACACTACACGTGCAGGACATGTTCGCGGCAATTAATGGGAACAAACATCTAAAACAAAACGACTCCCTGTTATCTTTACTGCAAAAGAGAAAAAAGAAATTTGAATACGCCAGAGAAATATTGACAGATAGCAATAAAACGGGTTTTGTTTTTGTATTGAATCCGGAGCGGCTTCCGCTGTTGGAAACGAAAATGTCAATAAAATTATTGAAAAAACATGGCATCGGTGTGAGTGGCGCCATTGTTAATAGAATAACTCCTCACTCAGAACATGAGTTTCTCCGCCAGCGTCGAGAAGTGGAAGAAAAATACTTGATTAAAATTCACCAACTTTTTGGTAAAAAAATACTTGCCGAAATTCCATTGATAGAACGTGACATTTGTGGTATAGACGAACTGCGAATGTTGCAGGCTTATTTTGAAATTGGAGAAAAAGAAAAATGA
- a CDS encoding isoprenylcysteine carboxylmethyltransferase family protein, with the protein MKTPAIFFLTLALLYFLQDILLRWLFRRKYDKTDTYIGRNAPNEMQRYFGNAIYFTLIYYLVIFIYLIADFDFWGLVHNISRLDNSLFHWIGFIFGIISIFLMTAVRLNLGESWRVGLDYQSSDDLITTGFYKYVRNPYFLFLLCFQFSLILIVPNAIMIASYIQSILLLGLQIRQEEMFLTEKYGNAYLQYKTKTGRYFPLIKGEESDGEK; encoded by the coding sequence ATGAAAACACCAGCAATCTTTTTCTTGACTCTGGCGTTATTGTATTTTCTTCAAGACATTTTGTTAAGATGGTTGTTCAGGCGCAAGTATGATAAAACAGATACTTATATTGGCAGGAACGCGCCCAATGAAATGCAACGCTATTTCGGAAACGCTATTTATTTTACGCTAATCTATTACCTTGTTATTTTTATTTACCTGATCGCAGATTTTGATTTTTGGGGGCTGGTACATAACATCTCACGCCTTGATAATTCGTTGTTTCATTGGATTGGGTTTATTTTTGGAATAATATCGATATTTCTCATGACAGCAGTTAGGCTAAATTTAGGCGAATCATGGCGGGTTGGCCTTGATTATCAATCAAGTGATGATTTAATTACCACTGGTTTCTACAAATATGTGCGGAATCCATATTTTCTGTTTCTTTTATGTTTTCAATTCTCATTAATTCTTATTGTCCCTAATGCTATTATGATTGCTTCGTATATCCAGAGCATATTACTTCTGGGACTCCAAATCCGACAGGAGGAAATGTTTTTAACTGAAAAATATGGGAATGCCTACTTGCAATATAAAACAAAAACAGGCAGGTATTTCCCTTTAATAAAGGGAGAAGAAAGCGATGGTGAGAAATAA